In one Patescibacteria group bacterium genomic region, the following are encoded:
- the lepB gene encoding signal peptidase I, whose translation MNPTPEPQRENFLKEIFKFSLIALLIVVPIRFFIAQPFIVSGASMDPTFNSGQYLIIDQLSYRFSEPQRGEVIIFRYPKDQTKFFIKRIIGLPNETIEIHGTTITVINKDNPNGFELTEPYLAAANVKRDSLQLSLSENEYFVIGDNRRASLDSRIWGPLEEALIIGRAFVRLFPVSEIDLFPGTAVNSY comes from the coding sequence ATGAATCCTACCCCAGAGCCACAGCGAGAAAATTTTTTAAAAGAGATTTTTAAATTTTCATTAATTGCTCTTCTTATCGTAGTGCCAATACGATTCTTTATTGCACAACCATTTATCGTAAGTGGTGCATCAATGGACCCAACTTTCAATAGCGGGCAGTACTTAATTATCGATCAACTCTCTTATAGATTCAGCGAGCCACAGCGAGGTGAAGTTATTATTTTTCGATACCCAAAAGACCAAACTAAATTTTTCATAAAACGAATTATTGGATTGCCAAATGAAACAATTGAAATTCATGGTACGACAATCACTGTCATAAACAAGGACAATCCAAACGGTTTTGAGCTTACCGAACCATATCTAGCTGCAGCAAATGTAAAACGAGATTCTTTGCAATTGTCGCTAAGTGAAAATGAATACTTTGTAATAGGAGACAACCGTAGAGCAAGTTTAGATTCAAGGATATGGGGACCGCTCGAAGAGGCACTTATCATAGGAAGAGCTTTTGTTCGCCTTTTCCCAGTAAGCGAAATTGATTTGTTCCCCGGAACAGCAGTAAATAGTTACTGA
- a CDS encoding aminoacyl-tRNA hydrolase: MNITIVGLGNPRSEYEGTRHNTGATLVEHFHDTHSFPEWKTNKKINALISSGEVGKKKVDLILLQTFMNKSGSALKTFITNKKKAEHLIVIYDDLDLPIGTFKIAFSRGSGGHKGVESIVRGIKTKEFIRVRVGITPTTPSGKLKKPKLKKPQGDTKVIDFIMGKFTKKEYEILAEISDKIDKALLCLVEEGREVAMNIYNQK, from the coding sequence ATGAATATCACTATAGTCGGACTAGGAAATCCGAGGAGTGAATATGAAGGAACCCGTCACAACACGGGAGCTACACTTGTTGAGCATTTTCACGATACTCATAGTTTTCCTGAATGGAAAACAAATAAAAAAATAAATGCCTTGATATCATCTGGCGAAGTGGGAAAAAAAAAGGTTGATCTTATACTTCTTCAAACATTTATGAATAAATCAGGGAGCGCATTAAAAACTTTTATAACAAACAAAAAGAAAGCTGAACATCTAATTGTGATATATGATGACCTTGATTTGCCTATTGGAACATTTAAAATTGCTTTTTCTCGAGGTTCCGGTGGTCATAAGGGGGTTGAATCAATAGTTCGTGGTATAAAAACAAAAGAGTTCATTCGCGTACGGGTTGGTATAACGCCAACAACACCCAGTGGAAAATTAAAAAAGCCCAAATTAAAAAAACCGCAGGGAGATACAAAAGTAATCGATTTTATTATGGGTAAATTTACAAAAAAAGAGTACGAAATACTTGCAGAAATTTCAGATAAAATAGACAAAGCACTTTTGTGTTTAGTGGAGGAGGGGAGAGAGGTGGCGATGAATATATATAACCAAAAATAA
- a CDS encoding S1 RNA-binding domain-containing protein, whose translation MEVTLSDTENTTANNTLDNLDEQPKKKSKKDSLMAQFLSQTEIPPTVGDLVEGPVIDVEKSKVFIDLYPFGTGIIYGREFLNASDILRKVNIGDKIAAKVIDTENKDGYIELSLKEARQALIWSEAEDAIMNKTIFELAIKEANKGGLIIDWQGISGFLPASQLKTEHYPRVEDGNKDRILEELRKLVGEKLSVSIITADPKEGKLIFSEKDPKKKEKEQIIDRYEIGDEVEGEVTGIVDFGVFVKLEENLEGLVHISEIDWGLVEDPRDFFVVEDKVRVKIIEIKDGKISLSIKSLKENPWSGASDKYKKGDEVTGVVIKYNKHGALASIEEGVAGLVHISEFDSSETLQETLELGKTYPFTITLFEPKEHRMTLSYKKENEKDQKNKIL comes from the coding sequence ATGGAAGTAACATTAAGTGATACAGAAAACACCACGGCGAATAATACGCTGGACAATTTAGACGAACAACCGAAGAAAAAGAGCAAAAAGGACAGCTTGATGGCTCAATTTCTCAGCCAGACTGAAATACCACCGACTGTGGGTGATCTTGTTGAGGGTCCGGTAATTGATGTAGAAAAATCAAAAGTTTTTATTGATTTATATCCGTTTGGTACCGGTATTATTTACGGGCGCGAATTTTTGAACGCAAGTGATATTCTTCGGAAGGTCAACATTGGGGACAAGATTGCTGCGAAAGTCATTGATACGGAAAACAAAGACGGGTACATTGAGCTCTCACTTAAAGAAGCTCGTCAAGCACTTATCTGGAGCGAGGCCGAAGACGCAATTATGAATAAAACTATTTTTGAGCTTGCGATAAAGGAGGCAAATAAAGGCGGTCTCATCATAGACTGGCAAGGTATTTCAGGATTCCTACCCGCTTCCCAGCTCAAGACAGAGCACTACCCTAGAGTTGAAGATGGCAACAAAGACAGGATACTTGAAGAACTCCGAAAACTTGTGGGGGAAAAGCTGTCTGTCTCAATCATCACCGCTGACCCGAAAGAAGGCAAACTCATTTTTTCCGAAAAAGACCCTAAGAAAAAAGAAAAGGAACAAATTATCGACCGATATGAGATCGGAGATGAAGTGGAAGGAGAGGTAACTGGTATTGTTGATTTTGGTGTATTTGTAAAACTTGAAGAAAATTTAGAGGGGCTCGTACACATTTCAGAAATTGACTGGGGTCTCGTTGAAGATCCGAGAGACTTCTTTGTTGTCGAAGACAAAGTACGGGTTAAAATCATAGAAATAAAAGATGGTAAAATTTCTCTCTCCATCAAATCGCTAAAGGAAAACCCGTGGAGTGGTGCGAGCGATAAATACAAGAAAGGAGACGAAGTCACCGGTGTCGTAATTAAATACAACAAACATGGGGCACTTGCGTCAATTGAAGAAGGGGTTGCCGGTTTGGTACATATCTCAGAGTTCGACAGCTCAGAAACTCTTCAGGAAACTCTTGAGCTTGGAAAAACATACCCATTCACTATCACACTATTTGAACCAAAAGAGCACCGTATGACACTTTCGTATAAGAAGGAAAACGAAAAAGACCAAAAAAACAAGATTCTATAA
- a CDS encoding MBL fold metallo-hydrolase, whose amino-acid sequence MIISYHEGECFKITFGDTTLVLNPVSKDSKLKKIRFGADIALISLNDVDFNGVDQIAHGGKSPFVIVGPGEYEMHKVYIRGIPSVSNYGGKERINTIYMISLEGINLCFLGALGTRKINAETKELLGNIDVLFVPIGGEGVLSPSEAHELSVELEPNIIIPMHYAGIGEKDALSIFLKEESVTNNGTLDKLTLKKRDLEGKEGEVVVLSS is encoded by the coding sequence ATGATTATCAGCTATCACGAGGGAGAGTGTTTCAAAATTACTTTTGGTGATACAACACTTGTGCTCAATCCAGTGTCGAAAGATTCAAAATTAAAAAAGATTCGTTTCGGTGCGGACATTGCACTCATTAGTCTTAATGATGTTGATTTTAATGGTGTTGATCAAATTGCTCATGGTGGCAAAAGTCCATTTGTTATTGTAGGGCCGGGAGAATATGAAATGCATAAAGTATATATACGAGGCATTCCATCTGTATCAAACTATGGTGGTAAAGAGCGCATCAATACTATATACATGATTTCCTTAGAGGGAATAAACCTCTGTTTTTTGGGAGCACTAGGCACTCGCAAAATTAATGCCGAGACAAAAGAACTATTAGGTAATATTGATGTATTATTTGTTCCAATAGGAGGCGAAGGTGTACTTAGTCCATCAGAAGCTCACGAACTTTCAGTAGAACTAGAACCAAATATCATTATCCCGATGCACTACGCCGGCATAGGTGAAAAAGATGCACTCAGTATATTTCTTAAAGAAGAGAGCGTCACTAATAATGGCACACTCGATAAGCTCACACTCAAAAAGCGTGATTTGGAAGGTAAAGAAGGGGAAGTGGTAGTGCTTTCTTCGTAA
- the gyrA gene encoding DNA gyrase subunit A, whose protein sequence is MAKKNAENKGVRGVILQSISSEMRESYLDYAMSVITSRALPDVRDGLKPVHRRILYTMHQMGLSSGSKFRKSAAVVGDVLGKYHPHGDTAVYDSLARMVQPFSLRYPLINGQGNFGRTWESXXXYESMAKRAQDFNYRYPLIKGQGNFGSIDGDSPAAMRYTEAKMSLLSAELLRDIEKETVKWRPNYDNTKREPVVLPAAVPNLLLNGTLGIAVGMATNIPPHNLGEVCDATIHLIDNKNATTDELLQFIKGPDFPIGGIAYNQKDIQHAYATGKGGIVVRGECEIVEDKKGSFQIVITSIPYRVNKSDLIIKIADLVRDKKLDGIRDLRDESTKDIRIVIELKSGAQPQKVLNYIYKHTSLEDTFHMNLVALVDGVPQTLSLKGVLEEFISHRQLIVKRRAEFDLKKAEEREHILLGLKKALDHIDQIIKLIKASKDAPEAHVSLMKAFKFSDRQATAILEMRLQRLAGLERKKIEDELNDVQALIVRLKVLLGSAKKISAVIKTELSDITKRYGDNRRTKIIKHGIKSISDEDMIPDEESILVLTAGGYLKRTNPNEYKKQRRGGVGVIDLNTKEEDFVTTFLTASTHSDLLFFSDKGKAYQIKMFDVPEGRRATKGKSIMNFLSISQNENVTSVLAMPKEVKKNSLSLLMVTKNGIAKKVKAESFYDVRRSGLIAISLHSDDELISASFVEKGDLVVLTTSKGQAIRFKESDIREMGRSAAGVRAIKLSSGDRIIGTGIVRKSHSNPYVLVLSKFGYGKKTKIKDYKIQKRGGSGIKTAKVTPKTGDIIASRIIIDDAEGELVVISKKGQVIRIDLKEIPSLGRQTQGVRIMKLRAGDSIASLICL, encoded by the coding sequence ATGGCGAAAAAAAATGCTGAAAATAAGGGTGTAAGAGGGGTAATTTTGCAGAGCATCAGCTCAGAAATGAGAGAATCGTATCTTGATTACGCAATGTCGGTTATCACCTCGCGAGCACTTCCTGATGTACGGGACGGTCTCAAACCTGTGCATCGTAGGATTCTCTACACCATGCACCAAATGGGGCTCTCTTCAGGTTCAAAATTCAGAAAGTCCGCTGCGGTTGTTGGAGACGTGCTTGGTAAATACCACCCACATGGTGATACAGCAGTCTATGACTCACTAGCAAGAATGGTTCAGCCATTCTCTTTACGTTACCCCTTAATCAATGGCCAGGGTAATTTTGGAAGGACCTGGGAATCNNNNNNNNNNTATGAGTCTATGGCAAAAAGGGCGCAAGATTTTAATTACAGGTATCCATTAATTAAAGGACAAGGAAACTTTGGTTCCATAGATGGAGATTCGCCAGCGGCAATGCGTTACACCGAAGCCAAGATGTCGTTACTTTCGGCAGAGCTTTTGCGGGACATTGAAAAAGAGACGGTAAAGTGGCGACCAAACTACGACAATACAAAACGGGAACCAGTTGTACTGCCAGCCGCGGTACCGAATCTACTTTTAAACGGCACTTTGGGTATTGCGGTCGGTATGGCAACGAACATTCCACCACACAACCTTGGCGAAGTCTGTGACGCTACCATACATCTCATAGACAACAAAAATGCTACAACCGATGAGCTTCTGCAATTCATCAAAGGTCCCGATTTTCCAATCGGTGGCATCGCATACAATCAGAAAGACATTCAGCACGCCTATGCGACCGGTAAAGGAGGGATTGTTGTGCGTGGGGAATGCGAGATCGTTGAAGATAAAAAAGGGAGTTTCCAAATTGTTATTACTTCGATTCCATATCGTGTCAACAAGTCAGATTTGATTATAAAAATCGCTGATCTTGTTCGTGACAAAAAGCTTGATGGGATTCGTGACCTTCGTGATGAATCAACCAAAGACATTCGAATTGTCATTGAACTTAAAAGTGGAGCACAGCCACAGAAAGTACTCAATTATATATACAAGCACACATCACTTGAAGACACATTTCATATGAATTTGGTGGCGCTTGTTGACGGAGTGCCACAGACGCTTTCACTCAAGGGTGTACTTGAGGAGTTTATTTCTCACCGCCAGTTGATTGTGAAAAGGCGTGCTGAGTTTGACCTTAAAAAAGCAGAAGAACGAGAACATATTCTCTTGGGACTCAAGAAGGCACTAGATCATATTGATCAAATCATCAAACTCATTAAAGCATCAAAAGACGCGCCGGAGGCACATGTGTCGTTGATGAAAGCATTCAAATTCTCAGACAGACAGGCGACGGCAATACTTGAAATGAGATTGCAGAGACTCGCAGGGCTTGAGCGGAAGAAAATTGAAGATGAATTAAATGATGTGCAGGCACTCATTGTGCGCCTTAAGGTACTCTTGGGGAGCGCGAAGAAAATTTCAGCAGTCATCAAGACAGAACTTTCAGATATCACAAAACGCTACGGCGACAATCGAAGAACTAAAATCATCAAACATGGCATCAAATCAATTTCTGATGAAGATATGATTCCTGATGAGGAAAGTATACTTGTCTTGACCGCTGGGGGATATCTTAAACGCACCAATCCTAATGAGTATAAAAAACAGCGGCGGGGAGGTGTTGGCGTTATCGATTTGAACACAAAAGAAGAAGATTTTGTTACTACTTTTTTGACTGCAAGCACACATAGCGACCTACTCTTTTTTTCTGACAAAGGTAAGGCATATCAGATAAAGATGTTTGATGTGCCAGAGGGTCGGCGGGCAACAAAGGGAAAATCAATCATGAACTTTCTCTCTATCTCGCAGAACGAAAATGTAACCTCGGTGCTTGCAATGCCAAAAGAAGTTAAGAAAAATTCACTCTCACTTTTGATGGTAACTAAAAATGGTATTGCAAAGAAAGTCAAAGCAGAAAGTTTCTATGATGTGCGCAGAAGTGGACTCATAGCGATCTCACTTCACAGTGACGATGAGTTGATCTCTGCTTCGTTTGTTGAAAAAGGAGACTTGGTGGTACTCACCACTTCAAAAGGACAGGCAATACGATTTAAAGAATCAGATATTCGAGAAATGGGACGTTCGGCGGCGGGGGTACGGGCAATCAAGCTCTCCTCGGGCGACAGAATTATAGGCACTGGTATTGTACGAAAAAGTCATTCCAATCCATATGTACTGGTACTGAGTAAATTCGGCTACGGAAAGAAAACAAAAATTAAAGACTACAAAATACAGAAGCGAGGCGGTTCTGGAATTAAAACAGCAAAAGTTACTCCAAAGACCGGTGATATAATTGCTTCGCGTATTATTATAGACGATGCAGAAGGCGAGCTCGTTGTTATTTCAAAAAAAGGTCAGGTTATACGAATTGACCTAAAAGAGATTCCGTCACTGGGCAGACAAACTCAAGGTGTGCGTATTATGAAACTGCGTGCAGGAGACAGCATTGCATCACTTATTTGTCTGTAA
- a CDS encoding class I SAM-dependent methyltransferase — MIDKKFSDPKKNIQQFKLREGMRVADFGSGSGHYSRAAAQIVGEYGRVYAIDIQKELLREVKNFSSREQQDTIDVLCGDIETLGGSKLPDESVDAVILTNILFQIEDKETTISEARRVLKSGGSIFFIDWFESFGNIGPHSDVVIDKATAKNLFEQGGFALEREFKAGAHHYGLVFKKT; from the coding sequence ATGATTGATAAGAAATTTTCTGATCCAAAGAAAAATATACAACAATTCAAACTGCGTGAAGGCATGCGGGTTGCTGACTTTGGTTCTGGGTCTGGCCACTACAGTAGAGCGGCAGCACAGATTGTGGGAGAGTACGGGCGGGTGTATGCGATAGATATTCAAAAAGAACTTCTCAGAGAGGTGAAGAATTTTTCAAGCAGAGAGCAACAAGATACGATTGATGTTCTGTGTGGTGATATTGAAACACTAGGGGGAAGCAAACTCCCTGATGAGTCAGTCGATGCGGTAATATTGACTAACATACTATTTCAAATTGAAGACAAAGAAACCACTATTTCTGAAGCACGGCGTGTACTCAAGAGCGGAGGCAGTATATTTTTTATTGATTGGTTTGAATCGTTTGGTAACATCGGGCCACATTCAGATGTTGTGATTGATAAAGCGACTGCAAAGAATTTATTTGAGCAGGGCGGGTTTGCACTTGAACGAGAGTTTAAAGCAGGAGCACACCACTATGGTCTGGTATTTAAGAAAACATGA
- a CDS encoding extracellular solute-binding protein — protein MSNFKIIIIAVFVVFAIVGIIFFAGFGGSGGGNTTIGPVVIWGTLDARTMNGLLKEIRAVREDFDTVTYIEKDERTFDTEFVNALAVGIGPDLILLSQDSILKHRDKIINISYDVYSQRTFKDTFIEEGELYMTPDGILGLPFTIDPMVLYWNRDILSSAGVSAPPRYWDELFTLSPIITQRDRAANIVTSLTALGEYRNVDHAKEILSTLIIQAGNKIINRHDGELEVVLREQGESVIAPAEAALRFYTEFSNPVKSVYSWNRALPSSRQSFIAGDLALYIGFASELVGLRNANPNLNFDVAPLPQSRDGSTKITFGKMSSFAIPRTAPNPNASFSAALALTSQEPLIILAEVTGLPPVRRDLLAVRPTDAFRSIFYDSALMARAWLDPNDEKSGEIFKDMIENVISGRSRLSEAVRIADEELKNLLQ, from the coding sequence ATGAGTAATTTCAAAATAATTATTATCGCGGTGTTTGTGGTGTTTGCAATAGTTGGCATAATCTTTTTTGCCGGCTTTGGTGGTTCTGGCGGTGGCAATACTACGATAGGTCCTGTGGTGATATGGGGAACGCTTGATGCTCGTACCATGAATGGTCTTCTAAAAGAGATACGGGCGGTTCGCGAGGATTTCGATACGGTAACGTATATAGAGAAAGACGAGCGTACATTTGATACCGAATTTGTAAATGCGCTCGCTGTAGGCATCGGTCCTGATCTCATTCTTTTGTCACAAGATTCAATTCTGAAGCACCGCGATAAGATAATCAATATTTCTTATGATGTTTATTCGCAGAGGACTTTTAAAGACACTTTTATTGAAGAAGGAGAATTGTACATGACTCCGGATGGAATTCTCGGTTTGCCATTTACGATTGATCCAATGGTTCTCTACTGGAACCGGGACATACTCTCTTCAGCGGGTGTGTCAGCACCTCCACGGTACTGGGATGAATTATTTACTTTAAGTCCAATTATTACACAACGGGATCGGGCGGCTAACATTGTGACAAGTCTCACAGCACTCGGCGAGTATCGAAATGTTGACCACGCAAAGGAGATTCTCTCCACCCTTATTATTCAGGCCGGCAATAAAATTATAAATCGGCATGACGGAGAGTTGGAGGTTGTATTACGGGAACAGGGTGAGTCTGTCATTGCTCCTGCCGAAGCTGCTTTGCGCTTTTACACCGAGTTTTCAAATCCAGTTAAATCAGTGTACTCATGGAATAGGGCATTACCGAGTTCCAGGCAGTCGTTTATTGCGGGAGATTTGGCTCTCTACATTGGCTTTGCAAGCGAGTTGGTAGGATTGCGAAATGCAAACCCAAACCTTAATTTTGATGTTGCGCCACTACCGCAGTCGCGTGATGGTAGTACCAAAATAACATTTGGAAAAATGAGCAGCTTTGCAATTCCTCGGACTGCTCCTAATCCAAATGCCTCTTTTTCCGCAGCGCTAGCACTCACAAGTCAAGAACCACTTATTATTCTTGCAGAAGTAACCGGACTGCCCCCAGTAAGGCGCGATTTGCTTGCTGTACGCCCCACTGATGCATTTCGGTCTATATTTTACGACTCGGCACTCATGGCGCGTGCATGGCTTGATCCTAACGATGAAAAGTCGGGAGAGATATTCAAGGACATGATAGAAAATGTTATATCGGGTCGCTCTCGTCTGAGTGAGGCAGTGCGTATTGCAGACGAGGAATTGAAGAATTTGTTACAATAG
- a CDS encoding TrbC/VirB2 family protein, whose product MKRARKIVFTLYAGLLLLPSSILLAGHATGHTPSVDGDGLKNPLRFSSLDQFLTALLDVLVQIAFPIIVLAVIYTGFLFVAARGNKDKLEEAKRAFLWTVIGGLVVLGAATLSKAIEGTVDQLRAVRADSPAIHLVLGDEE is encoded by the coding sequence ATGAAAAGAGCTAGAAAAATTGTTTTTACACTGTACGCTGGTCTTTTATTGTTACCTTCTTCTATATTATTAGCCGGTCATGCTACTGGACACACACCTTCCGTAGACGGCGACGGACTCAAAAATCCATTACGGTTTAGCAGTCTTGATCAATTTCTGACGGCACTTCTAGATGTATTGGTACAGATTGCATTTCCCATTATAGTACTCGCGGTGATTTACACCGGATTTTTATTTGTTGCCGCTCGTGGCAACAAAGATAAATTAGAAGAGGCAAAACGAGCATTTCTCTGGACGGTAATAGGAGGTCTTGTTGTGCTCGGTGCAGCAACGCTTTCAAAAGCGATAGAAGGAACAGTTGACCAATTGAGAGCTGTGAGAGCTGATAGCCCTGCAATACACCTTGTGTTAGGTGACGAAGAATAG
- a CDS encoding ribosome-binding factor A produces MSLRTERVRELLIHQAAEFLERESDRSTMITVTDARISNNLNRATIFFTVYPEEKEDAALAFAKRQSSEFRSFIKKKLNMKRIPMFEFAIDEGEKNRQNIDRLSNEN; encoded by the coding sequence ATGTCTTTGAGAACAGAGAGAGTCCGTGAACTACTGATCCACCAAGCGGCGGAGTTTTTGGAACGAGAATCGGATAGATCAACAATGATTACTGTGACCGACGCACGCATCTCAAATAATCTCAACCGAGCAACTATCTTTTTCACAGTCTACCCTGAAGAAAAAGAAGATGCTGCACTTGCATTTGCAAAACGACAAAGTAGTGAATTCAGAAGCTTTATAAAAAAGAAATTAAATATGAAACGCATTCCAATGTTCGAATTTGCAATAGACGAGGGAGAAAAGAACCGACAGAATATTGACCGTCTTTCAAATGAAAATTAA
- the infB gene encoding translation initiation factor IF-2, with translation MDNQNKNHIDRPAVVAVMGHIDHGKSALLDYIRKTNIVEHEAGGITQHLSAYEVVHKDQSGQEKKITFLDTPGHEAFQKMRSRGATVADIAILVVSAEEGVKAQTLEALASITHSGIPFIVAINKIDKPEANIERTKTNLTEHKIYLEKLGGDVPWIPISAKTGQGIPELLDMVLLVAELEELSGNPKVNASGTIIESHRDTKKGISTTLIIKDGVLKIGMYVTAGSTLSPVRIMEDFLGNPIKHATFSSPVKVVGFNEVPQVGASFSSFTSKKDAEKATLKKEKSRKKIDGVENGKEDGTLMVVPLILKADVLGSIDAIKHEIDKQRDKTMHLKIIQEGVGNISENDIKTAGGKAGTIVLGFNVKTDAPAIYMAERHGIAIHVFDIIYKLSEWLEEEIKKRKPKIKVEEITGSAQILKTFSATKNKQLIGGKVTSGSIAAKGTVRIMRKGEMVGTGTILSMQQHKAEVKKIEVGNEFGAQVNSKIEIAQGDVLEHVSITEK, from the coding sequence ATGGACAATCAAAACAAAAATCACATAGATCGACCGGCTGTCGTTGCTGTAATGGGACACATTGACCATGGTAAATCAGCACTTCTTGATTACATACGAAAAACAAATATCGTTGAACATGAGGCAGGCGGTATCACGCAGCACCTGTCCGCGTACGAGGTAGTGCACAAAGACCAATCTGGACAGGAGAAAAAAATAACATTTCTTGATACACCGGGCCACGAAGCATTTCAGAAAATGCGCTCTCGCGGTGCGACTGTCGCTGACATTGCGATACTAGTTGTATCAGCTGAAGAAGGTGTTAAGGCACAGACACTTGAAGCACTGGCTTCAATTACACACTCCGGTATTCCTTTTATTGTTGCAATAAATAAAATAGACAAACCAGAAGCGAATATCGAACGCACAAAAACAAATCTTACAGAACATAAAATTTATCTGGAAAAACTCGGCGGTGATGTGCCGTGGATACCGATTTCAGCTAAAACCGGACAAGGAATACCTGAATTGCTCGATATGGTGCTTTTGGTCGCTGAGCTTGAAGAGCTTAGTGGCAACCCAAAAGTAAATGCGAGCGGTACCATTATTGAATCTCATCGGGACACCAAAAAGGGTATAAGCACAACTCTCATCATAAAAGATGGGGTTCTTAAAATTGGAATGTACGTCACCGCGGGCAGCACTTTGTCTCCAGTGAGAATCATGGAAGACTTTTTAGGTAATCCAATAAAACATGCAACATTTTCAAGTCCAGTAAAGGTAGTCGGTTTTAATGAAGTGCCACAAGTTGGTGCATCATTTTCATCATTTACCTCAAAGAAAGATGCAGAAAAGGCCACATTAAAAAAAGAAAAGTCCAGAAAAAAGATTGATGGAGTAGAAAATGGAAAAGAAGATGGAACACTCATGGTAGTACCACTCATACTTAAAGCGGATGTGCTGGGTTCAATCGACGCGATAAAACATGAAATAGATAAACAGAGAGACAAAACCATGCACCTTAAAATTATCCAAGAAGGTGTAGGTAACATCTCAGAAAATGATATCAAGACAGCAGGCGGAAAAGCAGGCACCATTGTGCTTGGATTCAATGTAAAAACTGATGCACCTGCAATATACATGGCCGAGCGACATGGTATTGCTATACACGTTTTTGACATCATATATAAACTCTCGGAGTGGCTTGAAGAAGAAATTAAAAAAAGAAAGCCTAAAATAAAAGTTGAAGAGATAACTGGCTCTGCACAGATTCTTAAAACCTTTAGCGCAACAAAAAACAAGCAGCTCATTGGAGGAAAAGTGACTAGTGGATCAATCGCTGCAAAAGGAACAGTGAGAATTATGAGAAAAGGAGAGATGGTAGGAACTGGAACTATACTTTCTATGCAGCAGCACAAAGCGGAAGTTAAAAAAATAGAAGTTGGAAATGAATTTGGCGCACAGGTGAATTCAAAGATTGAAATAGCACAAGGCGATGTATTAGAACATGTCTCCATTACTGAAAAATGA